GCGGCCGGCGCCACCCGCATCCTGGTGCTGCCGCTGTACCCGCAGTACGCCGCGGCCACCACCGGCAGCGTGGTCGACGCGGTGGGCGCCTGGGCCCGCCGCAGCCGCCGCGTGCCCGAGCTGCGCTTCGTCAACCACTACCACGACGATCCGGCCCACATCGCCGCGCTGGCGGCCAGCGTGCGCGAGCATTGGGCCGCCCACGGCCGCGGCCAGAAGCTGGTGATGAGCTTTCACGGCGTGCCCGCGCGCAGCCTCGCGCTGGGTGATCCGTACCACTGCGAATGCCATGTCACGGCGCGGCTGCTGGCCCAGGCGCTGGGCCTGTCGGCCGACGGGTACATCGTCACCTTCCAGAGCCGGCTGGGCCGCGCGCAATGGCTGGAGCCCTACACCGAGCCCACGGTGCAGCGCCTGGCGCGCGAAGGCATCCGGCAGCTGGATGCGATCTGCCCCGGTTTTGCCACCGACAACCTCGAAACCCTCGAGGAAGTGGGCATGGAGGTGCGCGACGCCTTCCTGGCCGCCGGGGGCGAACGTTTTGCCTACATCCCCTGCCTGAACACCCGCGCCGACGGCCTGGCCGCGCTGGCCGATCTGGCCGAGCGCCATCTGCAGGGCTGGCCCACCCGCAGCGACAGCGGGCCCACGGGCGAGGCGCTGGCGGCCCAGCGCCAGCGCGCCCTGGCCCAGGGCGCCAGCGACTGACGGCGCGGCCCCGCCAGTCAGCGCAGGCGCCGCCGCAGGCGCAAGGCCAGGCCCAGCAGGCCGCCGGCCAGCAGGGCCCAGCTGCCGGGCTCGGGCACCGGGTTGGCGGTGAACACCGCACCCTGCACCGCATCGAAGCTGAAGTTGCGGATGTCGTAGGTCGACGACTGGGCGCTGAAGCTGGCGCCCGCCAGGGCCGCAGCGGCAATCTCGGCCGAGCCGCCCTGCCCGTCCTGCTGGCGCAGGAAGCTCTCGACCTCG
This portion of the Aquabacterium sp. OR-4 genome encodes:
- the hemH gene encoding ferrochelatase, with protein sequence MNFAPEPAYRHGQPERSAVLLVNLGTPDAPTPAALRRYLAEFLWDPRVVEIPRPLWWLILHGVILRLRPAKSAAKYASIWAADGSPLLLGTRGQAEGLQALLDARGHTVLVRFAMRYGQPAIAAELDALKAAGATRILVLPLYPQYAAATTGSVVDAVGAWARRSRRVPELRFVNHYHDDPAHIAALAASVREHWAAHGRGQKLVMSFHGVPARSLALGDPYHCECHVTARLLAQALGLSADGYIVTFQSRLGRAQWLEPYTEPTVQRLAREGIRQLDAICPGFATDNLETLEEVGMEVRDAFLAAGGERFAYIPCLNTRADGLAALADLAERHLQGWPTRSDSGPTGEALAAQRQRALAQGASD